Proteins from a genomic interval of Arachis hypogaea cultivar Tifrunner chromosome 10, arahy.Tifrunner.gnm2.J5K5, whole genome shotgun sequence:
- the LOC140175903 gene encoding uncharacterized protein, with product MFRMTTVIWSLTRWSMQKMILMSMIMVRRMRKNKEKRKKMERKEQLRKTKVDGIMMRWNNLRYKCPKSERERDVYDKFGYTYQNREQNNEYIGIHPRLKAKIKGVFVLKFNDKTILCCIIWQGFTLLTQS from the exons ATGTTTCGGATGACTACTGTGATATGGAGCTTGACGAG ATGGAGCATGCAAAAGATGATTTTGATGTCAATGATTATGGTGAGGAGGATGAGAAAGAacaaggagaagaggaagaagatggagaggaaagAACAATTGAGGAAGACCAAAGTGGATGGAATAATGATGAGATGGAACAACTTGAGATACAAATGTCCCAAATCAG agagagaaagagatgtaTATGACAAGTTTGGCTACACCTATCAGAATAGAGAACAGAATAATGAATATATAG GGATTCACCCTCGACTTAAAGCTAAGATCAAAGGTGTATTTGTGCTGAAGTTTAATGACAAGACTATTTTATGTTGTATTATCTGGCAAGGGTTTACACTATTGACACAATCTTAA
- the LOC112716548 gene encoding hyoscyamine 6-dioxygenase — translation METMNNNNGDNSEMKLLANRLDIHRFSEVPKYYVQPAESRADKVMMVKNDSIPIINLGGHDRAHIINQILKASQEYGLFQVINHGVSKKLMDETMNVFKEFHGMPAEEKKIQCSKDPDGKFKVYTSTNYFPNKTRKDGQVECWKDTFLHPCPTSAENMNYWPDKPHKYREIVGEYTRELHALAHKILEMLGEGLGVAPKYIYNKMGETPTIVAQHYPACPDPSVTLGIPKHRDPSLVTILLQEEQVQGLHLEKDGQWIAVDPIPNVFVVNIGFILQLMTNGKVVGGIHRAVTNSKTARTSVVYLIYPSPKAIIKPAEEFVNEKTPTLGKFMNFEDFHAYYVKNGMKTEEEYFKIKP, via the exons ATGGAgactatgaataataataatggtgataATAGTGAGATGAAGTTGTTGGCAAATAGGCTTGACATTCATCGTTTTTCAGAAGTGCCTAAATATTATGTGCAACCAGCAGAATCGAGAGCTGATAAAGTGATGATGGTGAAGAATGATAGCATACCCATCATTAATCTTGGAGGACATGATCGTGCTCATATCATCAACCAAATTTTGAAAGCCTCTCAAGAATATGGCCTTTTTCAG GTGATTAACCACGGAGTTTCCAAAAAACTAATGGACGAAACAATGAACGTTTTTAAAGAATTTCATGGCATGCCAGctgaagaaaagaaaattcagTGCTCTAAGGATCCTGATGGAAAATTCAAGGTCTATACAAGTACTAATTATTTtccaaataaaacaagaaaagatggtcAAGTTGAATGTTGGAAGGACACATTCTTACATCCTTGTCCTACTTCGGCAGAAAACATGAACTACTGGCCTGACAAACCACACAAATACCG TGAAATTGTTGGTGAGTACACTAGAGAATTGCATGCACTAGCCCACAAAATCCTAGAGATGCTTGGTGAAGGTTTAGGAGTAGCCCCAAAATATATCTATAATAAAATGGGTGAGACTCCAACAATTGTAGCACAACACTACCCAGCTTGCCCTGATCCAAGTGTCACTTTGGGGATTCCTAAGCACCGTGATCCTTCTCTTGTTACAATTCTGCTTCAAGAAGAACAGGTTCAAGGGCTTCACCTTGAGAAAGATGGTCAATGGATTGCCGTTGACCCTATTCCCAATGTTTTTGTGGTTAACATTGGTTTCATCTTgcag CTAATGACTAATGGAAAGGTTGTTGGTGGAATTCACCGTGCTGTGACAAATTCAAAAACTGCACGAACAAGTGTTGTTTATCTAATCTACCCATCACCTAAAGCTATTATTAAACCTGCTGAAGAATTTGTGAATGAAAAAACTCCAACACTTGGtaagtttatgaactttgaagatTTCCATGCTTATTACGTTAAGAACGGTATGAAAACTGAAGAGGAGTACTTCAAGATCAAGCCATAA